A portion of the Vicingus serpentipes genome contains these proteins:
- the atpC gene encoding ATP synthase F1 subunit epsilon, whose translation MQLEIITPEKKIYSGDVTAVNLPGSDGSFGLLENHAPIISTLKVGTIKVFEKDNSEKSFDVKGGVIEMNNNKIIVLAE comes from the coding sequence ATGCAATTAGAAATAATAACACCAGAAAAGAAAATTTACAGTGGAGATGTAACTGCGGTAAACTTACCTGGTTCTGATGGTTCATTTGGTTTGTTAGAAAATCACGCTCCAATAATTTCAACATTAAAAGTTGGAACAATTAAAGTGTTTGAAAAAGACAATAGTGAAAAGTCATTTGATGTGAAAGGTGGCGTTATTGAAATGAATAACAATAAAATTATTGTTTTAGCAGAGTAA